A section of the Paenibacillus yonginensis genome encodes:
- a CDS encoding TetR/AcrR family transcriptional regulator → MQTQKEEVRDAILEAATTEFSQHGYAEASMRRIAKEAGMTTGNIYRYFSGKEELFDAIVGPVYSQYSSYASEYLQAVDLHVNTDENATNDFWQRVEDALVGLLKASGTGLMLLLCRSEGSKYERIKQEITLFLDTLLLKVFAAAKPNGTLTDYEQREVKMISSTLIEGVVLIIRDNPEPKTLGLLTDRLIAVYSGGIDQLLEEYKEREGENHHA, encoded by the coding sequence ATGCAAACCCAAAAAGAAGAAGTCCGGGATGCCATCCTGGAAGCCGCAACAACCGAGTTTAGCCAGCATGGCTATGCGGAAGCCTCTATGCGCCGGATTGCCAAAGAAGCTGGCATGACGACCGGCAACATTTACCGCTATTTCAGCGGAAAGGAAGAGCTGTTCGACGCGATCGTAGGCCCGGTCTACAGCCAGTACAGCAGTTACGCCAGCGAATATCTCCAGGCGGTGGATCTGCACGTTAACACCGACGAGAATGCCACCAACGATTTCTGGCAGCGTGTGGAGGACGCCCTCGTCGGCTTGCTCAAAGCTTCGGGCACCGGGCTGATGCTGCTGCTCTGCCGCAGCGAAGGCTCGAAATACGAAAGGATCAAGCAGGAAATTACGTTATTCTTGGACACCCTGCTGCTAAAAGTGTTTGCGGCGGCCAAACCTAACGGAACCCTTACGGACTATGAACAGCGCGAAGTAAAAATGATCAGCTCCACTTTAATTGAAGGCGTCGTGCTCATTATTCGCGACAACCCCGAGCCAAAGACGCTCGGACTTCTGACGGATCGGCTGATCGCCGTTTATTCCGGCGGAATTGACCAGCTGCTGGAGGAGTACAAAGAGAGAGAAGGAGAAAACCATCATGCGTAA
- the udk gene encoding uridine kinase — MLIIGIAGGTGSGKTTVARSVIDRLGSGKVTFISQDNYYKDHSHLSLSERELINYDHPFAFDNELLIEHLKQLKSGSPAQAPVYDFTVHGRSTDKSVELKPNNIVIIEGLHVLSDEKLRELLDIKVFVDTDPDVRILRRVLRDIEERGRTIQSIHNQYLTTVKPMHEAFIEPSKKYADLIIPEGGHNEVGIQLLAILTEKYLSGDRAWGEA, encoded by the coding sequence ATGCTTATTATTGGTATTGCCGGCGGCACCGGCTCAGGAAAAACTACGGTAGCCCGTTCCGTAATCGACCGTTTGGGATCGGGTAAAGTGACTTTTATATCGCAAGATAACTATTACAAGGATCATTCGCACCTCAGTTTGTCGGAACGCGAATTGATCAATTATGACCACCCGTTTGCGTTTGACAACGAGCTGCTGATCGAACACCTGAAACAGCTTAAGTCCGGGAGCCCGGCACAGGCTCCGGTTTATGATTTCACCGTACACGGAAGATCCACGGACAAATCCGTTGAGCTTAAGCCGAATAATATCGTTATTATCGAAGGGCTGCACGTCTTGTCCGACGAGAAGCTGCGCGAGCTGCTGGACATCAAAGTATTTGTGGATACCGATCCCGACGTGCGTATTCTCCGCCGGGTGCTGCGGGACATTGAGGAACGCGGACGGACGATCCAATCCATTCACAACCAATATTTGACCACCGTGAAGCCGATGCACGAAGCTTTTATCGAACCGTCGAAGAAATATGCGGACCTGATTATTCCGGAAGGCGGCCATAACGAGGTCGGCATTCAGCTCCTGGCTATTCTGACCGAAAAATATCTTTCGGGCGACCGAGCCTGGGGCGAAGCTTAA
- a CDS encoding Zn-dependent hydrolase: protein MQRQKLFVDGARLKETIETFAEFGRTPANGVTRLSLGPEDLQARAYFRTCCEELGMTVVTDDLGCMYATLEGKRKTQPIVIGSHLDSVKKGGRFDGVLGVIAGLEVVRTLVDAGIQPEIPITVMNFTNEEGARFEPSMMASGVLAGKFDRDEMLDKRDADGVTFRQALEDGGYLGSPDHRLREARAYLELHIEQGPVLEKEGLSIGIVEAVVGMACYEIEVAGESDHAGTTPMEMRKDAFFAANDLVTLLRSRLGVLDPELVFTMGRVNVYPGIHTVIPNKVVFTVEARHKEEDVVRRVEQIIQELPGEEGGCTVKATKLWGRDTVWFKPELCGHLEEAARSFGYSYKRMASGAGHDAQFVASFLPSVMLFVPSVNGKSHCEEEFTSGEDCEKGVNVLLETVLRLLEE, encoded by the coding sequence ATGCAGCGGCAGAAATTGTTCGTGGACGGAGCAAGATTGAAGGAGACGATAGAAACCTTTGCCGAGTTTGGGCGGACGCCGGCAAATGGGGTGACCCGCCTTTCCCTGGGTCCGGAGGATTTGCAGGCCCGTGCTTATTTCCGTACCTGCTGCGAGGAGCTGGGGATGACGGTGGTAACAGATGATCTGGGCTGTATGTACGCTACGCTTGAGGGAAAACGTAAAACCCAGCCAATCGTGATTGGCTCACATTTGGACAGCGTCAAGAAAGGCGGCCGTTTCGACGGCGTGCTGGGTGTCATTGCCGGGCTGGAAGTGGTGCGGACGCTGGTGGATGCGGGGATTCAGCCGGAGATTCCGATTACGGTTATGAATTTTACGAACGAAGAGGGAGCCCGGTTTGAGCCTTCCATGATGGCCTCCGGCGTGCTGGCCGGTAAATTTGACCGGGACGAGATGCTGGATAAGCGCGATGCGGATGGAGTGACCTTCCGGCAGGCACTGGAGGATGGCGGTTACCTGGGGTCGCCGGACCACCGGCTCCGCGAAGCCCGCGCCTATTTGGAGCTGCATATCGAACAGGGACCTGTTCTGGAGAAAGAGGGGCTGTCGATCGGTATTGTGGAAGCTGTTGTTGGCATGGCCTGTTATGAGATCGAGGTTGCCGGCGAATCGGACCATGCGGGCACGACACCGATGGAGATGCGGAAGGATGCTTTCTTTGCGGCTAATGATCTGGTCACTCTGCTGCGAAGCAGGCTTGGCGTATTGGATCCGGAGCTGGTCTTCACGATGGGGCGGGTGAACGTGTATCCGGGCATCCATACGGTGATTCCGAACAAGGTTGTGTTCACGGTAGAAGCCCGGCATAAGGAAGAAGACGTTGTCCGCAGGGTAGAGCAAATCATTCAAGAGCTTCCTGGGGAAGAAGGCGGATGTACAGTCAAAGCAACCAAGCTGTGGGGACGGGATACGGTCTGGTTCAAGCCGGAGCTCTGCGGACATTTGGAGGAAGCGGCCCGCTCTTTTGGATACAGTTACAAGAGAATGGCCAGCGGTGCGGGGCATGATGCCCAGTTCGTGGCCTCCTTCCTTCCGTCGGTGATGCTGTTTGTGCCGAGTGTGAATGGAAAAAGCCACTGCGAAGAGGAATTCACCTCCGGCGAAGATTGCGAGAAAGGGGTCAACGTGCTGTTGGAGACAGTGCTGCGGCTGCTGGAGGAGTAA
- a CDS encoding mechanosensitive ion channel family protein yields MAIWEWATGFLESFRWLDLAISLVILAFFWLFSRVFAKSVFAFWRSRVHSSGGTAAWLEAFEKPLRVFFIVLGIYLAIRTYIVPRLETAFHLDAIFRSAMIILLGWGTYKLSAQSSVLLVDLSKKLKLDDTSMLIPFMSKVLRFLVAVITAGLVGSEWGFSVNGLVAGMGLGSLAVALAAKDTLGNIFGGIVIITEKPFSKGDWILTPSVEGVVEDITFRSTQVRTFAQAVVVVPNAKLVDQPITNWSKMGKRRVNFTLDVALDSDRTALNRAVARMKELLRHNEHIDPVTIMVNFTDFKEQSLGIFLYFFTKTTVWSEYLDIREEINFELLQVLEEEGIRLAYPMQRVFLEEQGAYYREQESLRA; encoded by the coding sequence ATGGCCATTTGGGAGTGGGCAACCGGCTTTTTAGAAAGCTTTAGGTGGCTGGATTTAGCGATTTCCTTAGTGATTTTAGCGTTCTTCTGGCTGTTCAGCAGGGTGTTTGCCAAATCGGTGTTTGCTTTCTGGCGCAGCAGAGTCCATTCATCCGGCGGAACAGCGGCCTGGCTGGAGGCATTCGAGAAGCCGCTCCGGGTCTTTTTTATTGTGCTGGGCATTTATCTGGCAATTCGAACTTATATTGTCCCGCGTTTGGAAACGGCATTCCATCTGGACGCGATTTTCCGCAGTGCGATGATTATTTTGCTGGGCTGGGGCACTTACAAGCTTTCGGCTCAATCTTCGGTGCTGCTGGTGGATCTAAGCAAAAAGCTCAAGCTGGACGATACCAGCATGCTGATTCCTTTTATGTCTAAAGTGCTGCGGTTTCTTGTGGCCGTGATTACGGCCGGACTGGTCGGCTCCGAATGGGGCTTTAGCGTGAATGGACTTGTCGCCGGCATGGGTCTGGGCAGTCTGGCGGTCGCTTTGGCCGCCAAGGACACGCTTGGCAATATTTTTGGAGGCATCGTTATTATTACCGAGAAACCTTTCTCCAAAGGCGATTGGATTCTGACGCCGTCCGTAGAAGGCGTCGTGGAGGATATTACCTTCCGCAGCACGCAGGTCCGTACGTTTGCCCAGGCGGTTGTGGTCGTGCCGAATGCGAAGCTGGTGGATCAGCCGATAACGAACTGGAGCAAAATGGGCAAGCGGCGTGTTAATTTTACCCTGGATGTGGCGCTTGATTCGGATCGAACCGCGCTGAACCGGGCTGTTGCCCGGATGAAAGAGCTGCTGCGGCATAACGAGCATATTGATCCGGTGACGATTATGGTCAATTTTACGGATTTTAAGGAGCAGAGCCTGGGCATTTTCCTGTATTTCTTTACGAAAACTACCGTATGGAGCGAATATCTGGATATTCGCGAGGAGATCAACTTTGAGCTGCTGCAGGTGCTGGAGGAGGAAGGCATCCGGCTGGCTTATCCCATGCAGCGTGTTTTCCTGGAGGAACAGGGCGCTTATTACCGCGAGCAGGAGAGTCTTCGCGCTTAA
- a CDS encoding threonine aldolase family protein — protein sequence MAQQPTTLADAISGAEWIMDGHGPRNVQVLKEALEQVDVSQASDMYGRGEVIERFERKMAELLGKESAVFFPSGTMAQQIALRIWCDRRDLPKVAYHPLSHLELHEQDGLKKLHHITPLLLADKDRLITLEDIKALQEDISCLLLELPQREIGGQLPPFGELEAISAYCRENGIRLHLDGARLLEILPYYEKTAAEVCALFDSVYVSFYKGIGGVAGAILAGDKDFTQEAVVWKRRHGGDLISLYPYIISADYYYEKYGGRMARYYEYAKELAALYNGCEAVKTLPEVPVSNMFHVHIAHPKEQVEPLLIELTEETGVAIAYYVNAYDDQTSSYEVSLGERFGTIPKDKLAATFQRLNEKLKALGRG from the coding sequence ATGGCACAGCAACCGACAACATTGGCGGACGCCATATCCGGGGCGGAATGGATTATGGACGGGCATGGACCGCGGAACGTTCAAGTGCTCAAGGAAGCTCTGGAGCAGGTAGACGTCAGCCAGGCGAGCGATATGTACGGCAGAGGCGAAGTGATCGAGCGGTTTGAACGGAAGATGGCGGAGCTGCTTGGCAAGGAATCGGCCGTGTTTTTCCCAAGCGGGACGATGGCCCAGCAAATCGCGCTGCGGATCTGGTGCGACCGTAGGGATCTGCCGAAGGTAGCCTACCATCCGCTCAGCCATTTAGAGCTCCACGAGCAGGACGGCTTGAAGAAGCTCCACCATATTACGCCGCTGCTGCTGGCGGACAAGGACCGCCTGATTACGCTTGAGGATATCAAAGCCTTGCAGGAGGACATCTCCTGCCTGCTGCTGGAGCTGCCGCAGCGTGAAATCGGCGGGCAGCTTCCGCCTTTCGGGGAGCTGGAAGCGATCAGCGCCTACTGCCGCGAGAACGGAATCAGGCTGCACCTGGACGGGGCGCGATTGCTGGAGATTCTGCCTTATTACGAGAAGACAGCAGCAGAGGTCTGCGCTTTGTTCGACAGCGTCTATGTAAGCTTTTACAAAGGCATCGGCGGCGTCGCAGGCGCAATATTGGCGGGAGATAAGGATTTTACGCAGGAAGCGGTGGTCTGGAAACGGCGCCATGGCGGTGATTTGATCAGCCTTTACCCTTATATTATCAGTGCGGATTATTATTATGAAAAATACGGCGGCCGCATGGCCCGTTACTACGAATATGCCAAAGAGCTGGCGGCTTTGTATAACGGCTGCGAGGCCGTCAAGACACTGCCGGAGGTGCCGGTATCGAACATGTTCCATGTTCATATCGCCCATCCGAAGGAGCAGGTGGAGCCGCTGCTGATCGAACTGACCGAAGAAACGGGCGTGGCGATTGCATATTACGTGAATGCTTATGACGACCAAACCAGCTCTTATGAGGTCAGCTTGGGCGAACGTTTCGGCACAATTCCGAAGGACAAGCTGGCAGCCACGTTCCAGCGGCTGAACGAGAAGCTGAAGGCGCTGGGACGCGGGTGA